CTTGATtaatacatggaaaaatgtgGCTTTGTTGGTATGTAAGTTCTTGTTCAAATTGCTTAAACCATGTTGCTTAGAGTAGAGGATTATaaaatccagtgtggtgtagtggttaagagcggtagactcgtaatctggggaaccgggttcgcgtctccgctcctccacacgcagctgctgggtgaccttgggctagtcacacttctttgaagtctctcagtcccacacacctcacagggtgtctgttgtgggggaggaggggaaaggagattgttagccgctttgagactccttcgggtagtgataaagcgggatatcaaatccaaactactactactcttcttcttcttcttcttcttcttcttcttcttcttcttcttcttcttcttcttcttcttcttcttcttcttcttcttcttcttcttcttcttcttcttcttcttcttctccttctcctcctcctcctcctcctcctcctcctcctcctcctcctcctccttcttcttctcctcctccttctcctcctcctcctccttctcctcctccttctgctaaAATGCTAGCTGCTAAGACACTATATCTGTTGCAGAACCAGTAACCTGCAACAAAGGTCTGATGACAGTAATAGTGGTTTGCTGACTGCAGCTTGCACAAAGCTTGGTTTTCATCTccctcttttatttaaaaaggcagTTTCCCAGCATTCTGTCCTACTTCAGTGTGACTAGGGGCATGTCCCCATAACCTCTTTTctgagcattcatccagatttgttAGCTGGGAGGTTAGATTATGTTGTTTCAAGGCAAATGTTACCCAATACTTCCCAGTCCGTTTCCCCTTCACTTGTCTTATCACAAAAAGTCCAGTCTTTTGAAGAAGGTGGGTCTGCAGGCCCCAGGCACACTGAAGTCATGAACGATGGGCTGAGACAAGATGAAATTGCAATAAACACAGGACAACCACTTGAGAtttaaacaggccacaactttattgattacaggtgtcaTCAGGTTTTGGTGCAGGCATTGGGCACGTATCCTGAATCAACCAACCTTTCAGCTATTTGATTATTTCACAGGGTTAACTAAGGTGAAGGATTGCCCTATGACACATATCAAATCAGGGTGACCACACCCAAGACCAGCCAATTTGTGGTGCTATGGCTCATCAGCCCTCATCTGGGCAtctggagagaagcatttataCTCTGGAACCCTTTAACGGGATAGCCTGATTCCTTGGATGGGGGAGAGGCTCCCAACCAACTGCCCAACGAGACTAAGGAaccaacccaatgccttatctgctGCTCGAGTCGGACTCTCCCCACCGACTCAATGCCAAACCAATCACAGCTGCAAGCAACCCCTAATGCTCTTGCACATGTCAGCAGGCTCATTGCCTGCTGGTGAAAAGGGCACCCCCATGATTGGCTACAACCACAGGTGAGCCCCAATGGCCAGTGGAGGAGGACGTGATGTTCTTCCCTGGCTGTGGACCCCGCTGGATGGACACCTCGCTGCCACAGCCATGCTGGAATGCAACCGCCGCCTCCCCTCATGTGGAAGGTAAGCAGCCATCGTTGTACCAACCAATTGTAACTGCACAAACAGAATTTGCAGGCATGTGATTGAACTCTACCTCAAAATAGGGACAGTCTGAAAGATCCCCAAGAAACAGAACCCAGGATGGGGCTATGCAGATGAAAAGGAAGGTTATGCTGAGAGAGACAGGGTTGCTTCTCAATAGCTAGGGGTCACCAAGTCATGAACGAAGTTTAGCCTCCTTCTCCATTattgtccccatcttccctgTGGGGAAAAGGAAAGTACTTCAGCTGGGAATATTGCTGCATTAAGGACACACCTGCTTTCCAGCCCTGACAGTTTGATGGGCTGGCCCCTTCTGATGGGGATATGGCATGGCAGGGGGTCTGTGCAATATTTGCAGGGCCCTTATTCTACCTATCCTTATGGACTAAGaaggaatggtggggactgcccccccccacttcctgaaCCTTtccgagaagaggaggacagtatagatttagaactgtggtttgcagaaggtcatagttcagaggctgcagaggggagaagctgggaaatattgggagagcagcaggaagaagcactaggggagagacagctgacagactcagtgtctttagaaagcattcctgacccccccctcccaggaccaggcatgcattgagagtagtagaacagaaagctcagaggcagaaagcactgatCAGCCGGCACAGAgatgatgtagaataggagagacggagggggtgggactttacttggagcaatgccattttcTAAGAGAGACCACATACTttcgtctctctctgtgaatattgaataaaccacttggtaagaactcttcttgtttatctgcttcttgacTGACACCATGGGAGGGATTGGATTCTCTGAAGCCTGACCCGAGTGCCATCACAACAACAGGGATTTGGTAGTATGAAGCAatcagggctgtagctcagtgatagttcatatgctttgtatgcagaaaggtcctgggttcaatccctggcatctctaggtagggtcctgatatgaaaccttggagagttgctgccaatctGTGTAGATGCTGAGACAGATGGCACCAATGGCCTGGCatggtataatgcagcttcctatgaccTTAATCAACATGTTCAGAGCCTCTGGACTCGACATGTTTTCTTGCAGTAAGAGATAGGTAGATAGCTAAATATAGAAAAATAGATGCTGGGTTGGGGCAGCAGCACTCACAGTTGAGTCTCTGCTGGTTACctgaaaggagaggggaggggggagggactaGGGAGGTTGGCACCATGCAATCTTGGGTACTCTGATGAATCTTCTGTTGTGGTCAGATATTTCTGGAAGCACTGCTATTGTAAGTGCTCCACCCACCTCCCTTCTGTCAAAGCAATCGCTGCAGAATCATTGGCGAGCTGCTCAGTCACATTTGCCGAACCCCCTCCCCTAGCCAACCCTTTTTTTTACCAAAACATAACGGGTTTATTTCTGGATCATAGTTAAGGATAGGGGTGGCTAGTAGGGATAGAGGAGAGCTTTTTGAGAGGTGCAGCATTTCATTTCCCCACTGCGGTTGGATGGGATCTCTACAAAAGAGATACCAAGCATCAGCTACAGTTCAGGTGAGGGAGGGAAGCATTATTTTGTGTTGGAATGAAGTGGGGTTCATAGATGCCCATGTAGCATGCCTTGCgatggttcttaaaagcacatttagGGTGTCTTCCATTTAGGGTGGCCACTTACATGttgccaaaaaaagaggaaacgCATCACTAAATGAAAACGacaaacacatacacatttgCATATATTTCGCATATTTATGCTAATTGATATGTACTGACGTAAATTTAGGGGAgggttttaaaatttaaatagaaaGGCAAACATCTCACCTTAGTGGAAAACACTGTGACCAGTTGGCCTGTGTGCAGCTTGCtgtcatgctgctgctgctgctgctgctgctgctgctgctaataataataataataataataataataataatatttttataccccgcccttcctggttcataaacctgggctcagggcagctaacaacaaatttaaaacacttaattgcaatacaacataaaagcagcataaaatacagtataaaagcatgaataacaataattcaaagttcaaaaataaatcaattttggggaaatccatccaataaacattagatagtcaccagggctagctggctaaatcagtcctacttgggccagcgaggaggccaggggagagttAGCTGTGGGGTTGGTGGTTCACCTTTAAACCAGATAGGAGGTCCTTTATCTAGGGATATCAGAAGAGGATCAGTCCACAGCCACATCTAGCACTTTATTTCCCACGGTATAGAAAGACTGCAGGCATGGCATAAGTTCCAGAACTGCCTTTAGCTGTTCCCCAAGGCATAAAGTCTCCGTGACTGGTAGGCACTGATAGcgttatcctccattaatttgccaaatctccttttaaagccatctaacgGAATGAACACCCCTACATGCTATGGTTGTGAATTTTATATAAGAACAGAGGACTCTCCTCTGCAAAGTATACCACCAGCATTGCAGTGCAACTCTTTGTGCATTTGGTTTATTGGCCATGCTTCTTTCTTTCGTGATTCATGACAGGTGAATTATGCCGTGCTTCTTAGCAGCTGCAGCAATAGTGTCTCTCCTTACCTgggctgccaagttccggcctgagaaataagggactggaccgcaagtagcagactggaagtagtgctgccgccattttggaactgttccaaaatggccgccgcagcagaagtcacgctgcagccattttggaactgggcaaagcagcatcaaaagtcgcttctgagcatgctccgcccagttccaaaatggccgccgcgccagaataaactggggaaaaacaaaaaaaatccgttttttcggctggggacagccggaaaaacgggggtttcccggggaaaacgggagacttggcagctatgctccttacaGAACAGTGCCCTAGATTATCTTGTGACAGCAAATGCCAGAAAcccttcatgtgtgtgtgttggttagGAACCTCAGACCTAGGGGCCAAATGTAACCTTCCTGGCCTCTGTTTGCCCCTTGAGATTTTCCCCAGGCCACATACCCTGCTGAGACCCTtaatagacccccggtggcgcagtgcaccatggggaggggctggtaagctgggcgccggcctggcaaggagagcgccgcgcggaaaccaattgcgccctgcgagggcggggcgggcggcggagcgatctccgcccctcagcaccagggcgcgcgatctgctcaagacggccctgtgagTCACAGTCCTCACCAGGAGTACTTGATTTCTAATAATGCCTCtaccttgcctggatggaagatggaaGATAGATATGAGTGttgcctattgttgttgttggcatcaagAGACCATGgtgtgcacctctgggggtgaagtcaaagtgctggagaatcacagtgcctgtgTGGTTGCGGAGACTGGTaacataactgctgcctcccacattggtTTCTGCTCTGTTAGCAAAGTGACCTGTCTAGgccgcaagcctgggcagtgtgtatggaggtcctgggctgcccagacaacctgacccctctcttggccttgccaatgtggtccaaaggaaagcagagcaatgcatttggcaccagtacagaggtaaaattcacattagtTGCTCTACATtagttgaggttgaatcctgacaagacagaagtactgttggtgggggacaggaggcgggcaggtgtggaggactccctggtcctgaatggggtaactgtgcccctgaaggaccaggtgtgcagcctgggagtcattttggactcacagctgtccatggaggcgcaggttaattctgtgtccagggcatctgtctatcagctccatctggtatgcaggctgagaccctacctgctggcggactgtctcgccagagtggtgcatgctctggttatctcctgcttggattactgcaatgcactctatgtggggctacctttgaaggtgacccggaaactgcaactaatccagaatgtggcagctagactggtgactgagagcggccgccgagaccacataacactggtcctgagagatctacactggctcccagtacgtttccgagcacaattcaaagtgttggtgttgacctttaaaatcctaaatggcctcggccccaTATACgtcaaggagcgtctccacccccattgttcagcctggacactgagatccagtgccgagggccttctggcgtttccctcattgcgagaagtgaggttacagggaaccagacagagggccttctcggtagcagcacccgccctgtggaataaatgcccttccttcagatgtcaaggaaataagcagttattctaattttaaaagacatctgaaggcagccctgtttagggaagcttttaatatttaatgatgTGTTGCTTTattattcaattgggagctgcccagagtggctggggagactcagccagatgggcggggtataaataataaattattattattattactcacttTTGCCTGCGCCCCCTACCGACACTCAGTAGGTGTCCAGAAGGAAATATGGTCCCgagctgaaaaatgttccctctCTCAGCCTGACAGGCTACCATTGTGTCTCCCTGTTTCTCTGTGAGGACCACTATACCCACGTTGATGCATCCCCGAGCCATTGATGTTGTTacactgtttctttttatttttttattcataataaataatacaatatagTACAGAGACCctcataataataaatgaaattgcATTAAACAGAACATAAACTCAGCAATGCAGAAAGCAGCAGTCTTTCCCCGCCCAGCTCAAGTTATATAACACTTTGGAAAGGATCAATGGACAGATAATTCTTTCTGGATTGATTTTCCTCGCACATCTCTGACTTCCCCCACGGCTCCTGCAGCAGGACTGACTTTTGGTCCAGCTCCTCATCATACCTGTGCTTGCCTCTGGATGAAGCCCCCTTAGGCTGCCAACCAAGCAAACAACAAAACTCTCCCCAGATATTTCAGGGacgtttgtttttaaatctgattCTGTTGTCGAATTATTTTGTTCAACAGCCAGAATTTGCGGCTAGTAAGATTTTTGTTTTaagctggtttttcttttcttgaagTGGAATTCAGCTGCACCTCTCCCACCTAGTGCACCTGCAACGTGTCTTGAGCTCCGAAGGTGACCCACCTCCTATCTTCAGGAGCCGTTTCACACACTGCCGCATCAGTgactgagccagcagcctgcagTTGTGCCTGTTTCCTCCGTGGCCACACTTTTCCTCAGACCAAGGAAAGAGGAGCTGCAAGGGGCCAGAGCCATGGGGGAGGTTTTGTCCAGGGGCAGCAATTGAGATTACTCTCACATGTGATCTCCTGTGCAGATCCTTCACCCTTCAAGCACAGGCCGGGTCTAACACCTCTGCCAACACCAGCCTCGGCAGCAAACCCCTGAATTTTATTGGCTCCACTCCCACCAGTCCCATTCCCCCATCCCGACTCCTGGCTCTGCCTTTTCTAGTTCTCAACCTCTTGATAACCTGGTCAAACGCAGGCACCTGAAATGCTGGCAATCCTCTCACACGCTGACTAGAGGCAGAAGTGTCGAGCTGGAGCAAGGATGTCAACCGGTCAAAGGAAGGGGCCTTGTGCTTTGTACAGTAGATCTAGAAATTGCTTCTCTTCCTTTTGCTGCTTGCTTGAACCCATGGAAGATGGAAATCAAGGCAAGGGGAAAGTGAGGATGGTGTTTGCCTTTTCTCCGTGAATGTATATGTGgcagtttttttctttaaaggctgTGGTTTCTGTGGGATCGTCTCACACAAATTCTCATCTCACTGTCCAATGTATCACTTCATAAACCCCACTGTAACTCTGACCTGAGGGGTTCATGTGAATATTTACAGTATATGTGGGCTGGAGATGTATTAAACATACAAAAAAGGGCTAGTTGCAAGCATTAGTGCATATATGAAGCTGGACCAAGCCTAGGAAATTCAAGCTCGGGCAACTTTGCCCCCCAAACCCTGAAAGCCCAGAGTATATGTGGACCTGGGGGGTACTTGTCTGGCAGCCCACCAGGAAGGGAAATATAAACTGCTAAAAGAAACTATTAACATACCCACCCCTCGCATAATTGCAAAAGCTAAGGTGCCAGGCATCACTCTAGAACACTTGCAGTTCTTTGCCGGTCCTGAGACGTTACAATACGATTCTTGTTTGAATGAATGCCTTGATCCCCAAATGGACTGTGCTCAAACCATCCGTTTTCCAGCTTTCTTCTTCCCATGCCCCCACACAGacacatgcagacacacacacacactcacaacgGTTATTTACACAAGTAATGTCCCCCTGATTCCCTCTTCGGTCGCCAGGCATCAGTGGAAGCCGTCTTGGTTCTTTAAATGGCAAGGCGTTTGGTCAGTGTTCATTTGGCATCGGGGGGTGTTCGAGTCTTCTCCACCTTCTCACCTAGAGCGTTCTCACTTGCAGGAGGCCATTTCtatgcttttctctttctcttcccactcTTCTTCCGACTCGTAAGTGCCTTTCACAATTGCGACCCTCTCTGACATGTTCATCGGGTGAGGTATCAGAAGGTAGTTGTAAAGCAGAGAGGCCACGATGCCGCCAACGATGGGACCTACCCAGAAGACCTGAGAAACCAAGGAAAGGGGTTAGAAGCTTTCCAAAGACTTTCAGGTTCCTTTGTGCCAGCTAGGCCAGAGCAGAGATGGTTGATTCATCTTGTGCTGTATCTTCCATGCAAGAAATGCTTCATGGGTTTGGGCAAAGGTAGGCAAGCTGCAGCCCAAGGCCGACTCTCATGCAGCCCTTGGCCtaatttcaaaagcattttgcattttttgcataATTTCTCAAGGGTGTGATCTCTGTTTCATCAAAAGCAAAATTTCACAGCAAATTTGGAGGTCCCTGGCTGGGCCAAACAAATCAAGACATTTTAAAGGAATTAGAAATGGCAGTTGGCAATTTGCACTTCCTCAGTACATAATTGGATTTCAACTCCACATTTTAGGGACCACAGATGCAGCTGCAATACGAAGGAGAATATATGGGAAGGTGGCAAATTTCTGAGTCATATATCACCACCATTGTGCTCATGGCATTGCAAATCTTGTTGAAATTTGGTGGCCCAACACAGTTCTAAAACATAGATGAAAAATTACACACACGCCAGAGTTACTCTGCTTATTTTCACTGCTTATTTCCCATGACTGTCTTTTACTTCAGAGTGAAAAGCTCTAATTTCTTACCCAATGAGCGTTGCTGAATCTTTTCATGACAACAGCAGGTCCAAAAGACCTGGCAGGATTCATAGAGCAGCCAGTAAAATAGATCTGTGGAGAAGAGGGGAAGTGTTCGTTAGGCATCTAAACATTTCTTGTAATTCCATTgtttataatcttttttttattcagttttacactacacatttaaattcaaacattagaCATTTAGGATTCACcaacatttaggattccctgaatccttggacttccctccaccctcccatggtttccattttcaatttttttcaactgcatcatatattttctctgtttttcttaAAGTAGTCCATTTTTACCTTCTTTTAtagtacattacaagcattactcaaatcctgccaaagctTTTAGcggtttacagtgttctcttaggTAATTTGTAAATTTCTcctattccttattaaagtttctgattttcctggtcatttttgccatttcggcactTCCATTGTGGCTTCTGCTAGTTTAGGCAATCCCTGCAAATTCTACCTGCAAATTCTCCCTTCTAGCATTCCCCACACCATGGAGCTGCTATCAGATTCTCAGCCCGGCCATGCTTGGTGTGGTGGGAATCCTGCTTGTGTGCACAAGCACTTCCATGCAGATGCTGCATCTCTATACGAAGGCCATGGGTTCCCTGCCTCTGCTCTACCCAAATGGGCCATAGCTCTATAGTACAGCACACCTTtagcatgcaaaatgcatttgtttccaATCCTGGCTTCTTCAGTTAAAAAGGAACCAGTAGTAAAGGATGAGAAATACGATTGTATCCAgagctagtcctgctcagagtagacagacctaagttagtcatgtctgttCATTTCGGcgggtccactctgagtaggaTTCAACCCATACTCTctgtccgaaaccctggagagccattgccgcCAGTCAGAGCAGAAAACACTGGGTTAGACAGGCAAAcagtctgacttggcataagactctccttccttggaggtttttaagcagagattggatggccatctgtcatgaatgctttagctgggaatcatgcattgcagggggttggactagatgacccttggtatccctttcaactctacgattatATGATTTTATAAAGACTGCTTCCTACTGCAGAAATGGCAGAAGCCATAGAATTCTTTGCATGGAGCTCCCACTTCTTCCTGTGCTCAAGTGACTGTGGCCCCACATCACATGCCCCAAGGGATCGGCACTCAAGGCTGTGATGCATTTCcatctttccatctttccatctcccccttccttttgttTCTGTACCACCACTTTGTTTTCTGCGCAGAAGGTCGCAGGtgagagaccttggagagctgctgccagtattTCTGGACAAACCTGAGCTTGATGGACTAATAGCCTGACTCAAAACATCGGACAGCTCCCGatgttcctaaaagaaaagccgAGTAGGAAAACTCTTACCCCAACAAGGTGGCCCAGAGTGACAGCCAGTCCGAtagacagggatggggagcccaCACGGTCGCGCCGGCGGCTGTCAGTCGAGGCAAAGATGCACATAACAAGCATGAAGGTTAAGATCATCTCCACCACCACAGCCTGGCCTGCGGTTGTGTTGTTGCTGAGCTGTCAGGATGGAAGAGCAGAGACTTTGGTTACAATCTTGCACGTTCATCTCCGGAACTAACTCCTGCTGAAAACCAAGAAAAACTACTTCCAACTAAGTAAAGGTTACTCTTAAGGGTGGTTGTTAAGAAAACGACAAACCCCAAAGTGCGATAGGACTACTTCACGGTTGCTATTAGATTTCATTCCTCTGAGCTGCATTTCACTATGTGCTTGGACACTGCCAAGCTTGCTGGAGGTGTGGTGCTTAATAATACTAAATAAACAGTTCAGCTCAACGAGCTTCAACAGAGCAAAACTGGAATTATAAACCCCTCTCTCCAGAGGACAGGAAAGGAACTTTAAGAAGCAACAGGAGTTGGAGTATACAAGGcattcattgtttttttttaatagtctaTCACTCTGTCCATCTTtgtatctcttccccccccccttcatttatcTCTCTTTTGTTACTGATTTCTCGTACAGTCTCACCAACCTAGCCCTGAGATATTATCTCTTGGCAAATGCTTTATCTCCTTCAAATGCTCTTTACAACAGCTAATACCTGCTGAAGAACAATGCAGGGGGAAGCTATGGGTTTCGCAACAATTCAGGAGCAGATCCGAGGATCCCCTTTTAGGCAGCCTTAAAACAATGTTCTCTGGCTCCATTAAATGAGTCTCTAGCTTCCATTTAGTGCAAGAGGGGAGGTAGAAGGAACTATAAGCTATGTTGCGGGTCAGTgaaattccgggggggggggggatagatatTAAGCCCTCTAGTCAGGCAGTTTGCATCTTTTCACACATGAGGTTTACCGACAGCAATCCTGAGCAACAATTCAGTGTTAATGTAGATAAGAGAGATTGAAATGTGGAACAGTCCAAAGATTCCCTTTTGCAGTCTCTGCATGCTAACTAAAAGTTTAATAGGAACAAAATAAGAATGGTTGCTGGTGAAAATTTTGGAAACAAGAGGAAGTAAGCTGGATCCTTAGCACAGCACTGAACAAGTAGGTAATAAATCTGATTTCCTTTTCTGGGAAATTTGTGCCCTTACAATGGAAACCTAGAACTTCCAATTGCCTTTAACACTgactcccttccctttccccagcaGGCACTGTAGCACTacaagtttgacttcacccctgaagccGCACTCTTctgttgtctcctgagacagaccaATGCCAACCAACCAGCCttacagatgctttggactaaaactcccccCCATCCCCGAGCATTAGCTCTGCTGGCtgtagctgatgggagctgcagtccaaaacacctggagagcaccaggttggcaaagggtgtTCTGAATTTTCAGTGTGTTGTGCTACCCACATCTTCCTCCTGCTGGCTTAGCTGGTCTCTTGTGCCTTTTTCTGTCCAGGTCTAATGAGGATTCTAAACCTTCCCGGACAGTCCATTTAATTCAATACACAGTCCAGCATAGAGTTTAGTGTGCTGGAGTCTGTTGGATCATTCAGCTTCATCCTGGGCTGAACTGACCTTTCACAGGGATCTGAAGAGATCCATGCTCACGCATGGGAAGCAAACGGGAAAAACTGTGTTCACAGGTGTTGGGCTTGTGGGTAGCtaattttctcttccttcccacaTCCCTGAGCATAGCACTGAATGCTGTCCACTGAACTGCAGGAGTAGCTTTTGgagtgggaaacccagccagatgggcagggcatgaataataaactattattttaaactattattACATTGGGAAATAGTGGGAAAGAAGTCAATGCGTTTCCAAGGGGACACAAGGCAACATGCGCCAACTCAACTGAGCATCAACAGTTTGAAATGGTTCCAAGTTATTATcgttttgaaaaacaacaattcTAAAAGGAACCAACATCTGTATATCTGCTCCCTCCCCAGGTCATTCTTCAAGTGGTAAAGctggagttaaagaaaatgtatagTCCCCCGTCCCGTCCCCGGGACTGGCTGACTCATTCGCTTAGAATATAAGACACCTTTGGAAGAAACGTCACATCGAAAATTACAAGGCACAATTAATCTGTCCTGCCAGCAAACTTCCATGCCTATTCTTACTCTACAGCATAATGTGCCGGTGGGATCTCTTGTTCCACAAGCTCTCCAGAAGCTGAGTGGCTGCCTGTTAGTGCCCCTTTGAGGGGCACTTGCCTGCCCGAGTTGCCAAACCACCAATATCACTAATCTAATCCACAGCCGCAGCAAGTACTTACCGCGTTGACTGCCAGGTTGCCACGGGCATTCGAGGGAGTCACCCCATAAAGTATGCCTGCCCCGGCGATGGCACCGATCAGCTGGGCTGCAACATAGAACAACATCCGGAGGAAAGAGATCTGGTTCCCCACAAAGAAGGCAATGGTCACTGCTGGGTTGACGTGGCCGCCGCTGATGGGACCAAATGTCTGTACCATCGTGGCGATGGCCAAGCCGAAAGCCAGGGCGATCTGGAGGACGCTTGGCAAGGCCGAAGGCCACTTCAGGGCTGAGCCTAAACCGAAGAAGACGAACAGCAGCGTGGCTAAGAACTCGCAGAAGACGGCTCGGAGAAAAGCGATGGTGCAAATTTCTTTTCTCATGGTTGCGCTGGAGCAGGTGGAATGGCAATGACGGTGTGAGAGTCTCTGCTTTGTCTGGGATGCCAAGGGACTGAAGCAAAGTGCTGGGCCATacagagagagatatatatcTACAGGTGCTGCAATA
Above is a window of Zootoca vivipara chromosome 2, rZooViv1.1, whole genome shotgun sequence DNA encoding:
- the LOC118079170 gene encoding aquaporin-5-like, coding for MRKEICTIAFLRAVFCEFLATLLFVFFGLGSALKWPSALPSVLQIALAFGLAIATMVQTFGPISGGHVNPAVTIAFFVGNQISFLRMLFYVAAQLIGAIAGAGILYGVTPSNARGNLAVNALSNNTTAGQAVVVEMILTFMLVMCIFASTDSRRRDRVGSPSLSIGLAVTLGHLVGIYFTGCSMNPARSFGPAVVMKRFSNAHWVFWVGPIVGGIVASLLYNYLLIPHPMNMSERVAIVKGTYESEEEWEEKEKSIEMASCK